The window TAAACTCTCTACAAACAGTTAACAAAATAGAAGAGCATATAGATGTTGTTGTTCTTGCAAGAGGCGGTGGTTCAAAAGAGGATTTAGATATTTTTAACGACCCGGATATCGCAAAAGCCTTTTTTGATGTAAAGTTTCCCACAATCAGCGCGATAGGTCATGAAATAGACTTCAGCCTCTGTGATTTTGTAGCAGACAGAAGGGCAGAAACACCCTCAGCTGCAGCAGAGCTCATTACAGCAGATATAGTTTCAGCCTCATCACAGATAAATAAACTTAAAAATAATCTTTTAACTGCAATTAATAGAATTGTTAGCCTAAAGGCAAAAGAACTAAATCTTTACAGCGGTAAAAAAAATTATCTACGGCTAAAAAGCGTTATAGATAATAAATTGATGTTCATAGACAGGCTTTCGGATAACATAAATTTCAGTATCTCAAAAAAAATATCTATGAGTTTTGAGATCCTTCAACAATACCGTTCTGTGATCGAAAAACACAATCCAGAACAGGTTATATCTATTTTGAAGGAAAAAATCTCAAAACAAAAAAACAGCATAAATATGGGCATAAGGAGGGTTATACATACAAAACAACAGGCTATTGAGATGAATTTTCAATTGATGGATAAAAACAATCCGCTTAAACTAATAAAGCGTAATTTTGAGTCAATAGAGGTTATCAAAAACAGGCTAAACAGTCATATTAACTTTTTAATAGATAAAAAACAGAGCAGACTTACACTCCAAACATCTACACTTAAGAATCTAAACCCCATGTCTCTGTTAAAAAGAGGATATACAATAACACTTGATAGAACAGGAAAACCTATCAAATCTACCTATCAAATTAAAGAGGGAGAAAAGCTAACAACACTTTTTGCAGACGGTAAAGTCTCATCAAAGATAGAAAAAGTGGAGAGAGGATAACACCTCTCCCCTTTAAGATTTTTAGTATTTTCTTTTGAGAATTTCCTTCTGAAGCATACCAATTGCTTTTGTCGGGTTGAGCTCTTTCGGGCAGGCAGTAATGCAGTTGAGTATCGTATGACATCTCCATACACCATGGACGCTGTTAACAATATCAAGTCTTTCATCGTCACCTTCGTCTCTGGTATCAAATACAAATCTTGCAGCATTAAGCAAAGCCGAAGGTCCGAGGTAATCGGGATCTGCCCAGTAGGATGGGCAGGAGCTCGAACAGCAACCACAGAGAATACATTCATACAAGCCGTTTAGCTTATTCCTATCTTCAATACTCTGCAACCTTTCTCTGCCTGGAGGTGGAACCTTCTCAATCAAATACGGTTTTACTGTATAATATTTATTAAAGAAGTCCTCAAAATCACATACGAGGTCTTTGATAATAGGAAATCCCGGTAACGGCTTTATCACCAACACATCACTGTTGTAATCCTCAATATGCGACATACACGAAACGGTGTTTACGCCGTTTATATTCATACCATCAGATCCGCAAACACCCTCTCTACAGCTCCTTCTGTAGGTTAAAGTAGGATCCTGCTCCCATTTAATCTGATTCAATCCATCAAGCACCATCATACCCTTTCTGGTAATGGTAACTTCGTAGTCTTTAAAATAGGGAGCTTTGTCCTTTTCTGGATCGTATCTGAATATTTTAAATATAACTTTATCTCCAACATTTAATGCCATCTTTTATCCCCCTTTATTAATAAACTCTTTTCTTGGGTGGGAATGTTGGTGCTGTTAACGGTTTCATCCTTACTGGTTTATAATCCAACTCAACAGAGCCGTCTTCTTTGAGATATGCAACTGTATGTTTTAGCCAGTTTTCATCATCCCTTTCTGGATAGTCGTCTCTGTAGTGTGCCCCTCTACTTTCTGTTCTATTTAACGCAGCAGCTGTTTCAAGTTTAGATACATAAAGTAGAGACTCTAAATCAAAGTATTCAACAAGTTCTGTATTGAACACTTTACTTTTATCTGTCAATCCAACATTCTTAAACTTCTCAAAATAACCATCGATTATCTTCATCTGCTCTTTTAGTCCTTCTTCGATTCTGAAAACACTCATGTTATGTTGCATCGTGTCTCTTAAATCTTCCCAGATTTCGTCCATCTTAACGCTGCCTTCTGGTCCATCGAAGAGCTCATTGAGTTTGTCAATAACATCTTTTGCGTATTTATCAGCTACATAATCCTCTGGTGGGTTGGGGAAAACTGGTTTTTCTTCAAGTATATATTTAGCCGCATTATTACCCGCCTCTTTACCTGTTATAACAAGGTCAAGCAGCGAGTTGCATCCAAGCCTATTAGCTCCATGCAGGGAAGGACAAGCACATTCACCTGCAGCATATAAACCAGGAATCGGAACCTCTTTGTCGCCCTCCCAGACAACAACTTCTCCCTTAACATTTGTTGGGATACCGCCCATGTGGTAGTGAGCTGTAGGCTGAACTGGAATAGGATCCTTTGTACAATCTACACCAACAAATTTATAAGCTAATTCCCAAATTCCTGGCAATTTATCCATAATGAAATCTTTTCCAAGATGATCAAGCTTCAATAAAAGATGATCCTTTTTGGGTCCTACACCACGACCCTCTCTAATTTCTGTTGCCATACCTCTTGAAACAACATCCCTTGAAGCAAGGTCAAGAACATGGGGTGCGTATTTTTTCATAAATCTTTCGCCATTAGCGTTAATCAAATAACCACCTTCACCTCTAACACCCTCTGTAATCAGGTTTCCAAC is drawn from Hippea jasoniae and contains these coding sequences:
- a CDS encoding succinate dehydrogenase iron-sulfur subunit → MALNVGDKVIFKIFRYDPEKDKAPYFKDYEVTITRKGMMVLDGLNQIKWEQDPTLTYRRSCREGVCGSDGMNINGVNTVSCMSHIEDYNSDVLVIKPLPGFPIIKDLVCDFEDFFNKYYTVKPYLIEKVPPPGRERLQSIEDRNKLNGLYECILCGCCSSSCPSYWADPDYLGPSALLNAARFVFDTRDEGDDERLDIVNSVHGVWRCHTILNCITACPKELNPTKAIGMLQKEILKRKY
- the xseA gene encoding exodeoxyribonuclease VII large subunit, with product MAIKIYSVKELTDLIDDILRSNFYSIWVEGEISSLRYSSTGHLYFSLIDEYASIGCLILRQNLYKFKTKPQEGKQVIVFGNISVYKKGGEYRLIVENLKEKGAGKKAYDLEQLKKEFKAKGYFDRKRPLPHFPKRIIVLTSPTGAAVEDIINIVNRRGVDLEILILPISVQGNQAKDSILNSLQTVNKIEEHIDVVVLARGGGSKEDLDIFNDPDIAKAFFDVKFPTISAIGHEIDFSLCDFVADRRAETPSAAAELITADIVSASSQINKLKNNLLTAINRIVSLKAKELNLYSGKKNYLRLKSVIDNKLMFIDRLSDNINFSISKKISMSFEILQQYRSVIEKHNPEQVISILKEKISKQKNSINMGIRRVIHTKQQAIEMNFQLMDKNNPLKLIKRNFESIEVIKNRLNSHINFLIDKKQSRLTLQTSTLKNLNPMSLLKRGYTITLDRTGKPIKSTYQIKEGEKLTTLFADGKVSSKIEKVERG
- the sdhA gene encoding succinate dehydrogenase flavoprotein subunit; protein product: MDVRLEEFDVVIVGAGGAGLAAAVHTGMAKLKTAVISEVFPTRSHTVSAQGGINAALANMDEDYWIWHMYDTVKGSDYIGDQDAIEFFTKNAPKAIIELEHWGMPFSRTEKGQVYQRAFGGQTRNFGESIAHRACAVADRSGHALLHTLFERTLRPDIAPYVSYYSEYYALKLMMDENNKPMGVVAWDMVNGGIHIFFAYAVIFATGGNTRNFRTNTNAHVNTGIGWTLCAKAGIPIKDPEFVQFHPTGIYGVGNLITEGVRGEGGYLINANGERFMKKYAPHVLDLASRDVVSRGMATEIREGRGVGPKKDHLLLKLDHLGKDFIMDKLPGIWELAYKFVGVDCTKDPIPVQPTAHYHMGGIPTNVKGEVVVWEGDKEVPIPGLYAAGECACPSLHGANRLGCNSLLDLVITGKEAGNNAAKYILEEKPVFPNPPEDYVADKYAKDVIDKLNELFDGPEGSVKMDEIWEDLRDTMQHNMSVFRIEEGLKEQMKIIDGYFEKFKNVGLTDKSKVFNTELVEYFDLESLLYVSKLETAAALNRTESRGAHYRDDYPERDDENWLKHTVAYLKEDGSVELDYKPVRMKPLTAPTFPPKKRVY